In bacterium, a single genomic region encodes these proteins:
- a CDS encoding radical SAM protein translates to MDKENIQKIIEEETPLIIRDDIILRAEYGYINTNTFIVKDSKNDKMFYITEEGFKILTDLSSSRTIKGILGIISPLDEGKLETVYKFLDTFLKENIIVKTEKYEENKNVLKNLDLKPIDKCVYTPMSFPSTINLYLTNRCNLMCRHCINSSSPNELKGDELSTETIKDLLNQFDNGGLLVLKFSGGEPLCREDINEILLSAAQYRFTLELFSNGLLIREEDIELFSEITKIKQKGFSINVSIDGATPNSHDWLRGKEGAFFKTLETLKLLAKNKIKTSVEAIIHQKNKEELEEIINICLDNGVSGVYFHPAAFNGRAMKEKDLYLNIDDMSRILLRGNDLIEKYAKYTTIIFDPYRIPFKKEENKKERLALPPNSCPAGMCDMVISCEGKVYPCIEAVGFHKLEMGDVKKRNIGDIWEDDKWSILRGGWELKELKVCNTCKFKQEECNVSRCRCYPYKIFGDFYGPLPECFYNYKTLELSEDKITPYLKLQGGLL, encoded by the coding sequence ATGGATAAAGAAAATATACAAAAAATAATAGAAGAAGAAACTCCATTAATAATAAGGGATGATATTATTTTAAGAGCTGAATATGGCTATATAAATACCAATACTTTTATAGTAAAAGATAGTAAAAATGATAAAATGTTTTATATTACAGAGGAAGGATTTAAAATCCTTACAGATTTATCTTCGAGTCGAACAATAAAGGGAATTTTAGGAATAATTTCGCCTCTTGATGAAGGAAAATTAGAAACGGTATATAAATTTTTAGATACTTTTCTAAAAGAAAATATTATTGTTAAAACAGAAAAATATGAAGAGAATAAAAATGTATTAAAAAATTTGGATTTGAAACCGATTGATAAATGTGTTTATACACCAATGAGTTTTCCTTCAACCATAAATTTATATCTAACTAATAGATGTAATTTGATGTGTAGGCATTGTATAAACTCATCTTCTCCGAATGAATTAAAAGGAGATGAACTCTCTACAGAGACAATAAAGGATTTATTAAATCAATTTGATAATGGAGGATTATTAGTATTAAAATTTTCTGGAGGAGAACCTTTATGCCGAGAAGATATAAATGAAATATTATTATCTGCAGCTCAATATAGATTTACATTAGAACTATTTTCTAACGGATTACTTATAAGAGAAGAAGACATAGAACTATTTTCAGAAATCACCAAAATAAAACAAAAAGGATTTTCTATTAATGTATCAATAGATGGAGCTACCCCAAATTCCCATGATTGGTTAAGAGGAAAGGAAGGAGCATTTTTTAAAACATTAGAGACTTTAAAATTACTGGCAAAAAATAAAATAAAAACCTCTGTAGAAGCAATAATACATCAGAAGAATAAGGAGGAATTGGAAGAAATAATTAATATCTGTCTTGATAATGGGGTAAGTGGGGTTTACTTTCACCCTGCTGCTTTCAACGGAAGAGCTATGAAAGAGAAAGACTTATACTTGAATATAGATGATATGTCCAGGATTCTATTAAGAGGTAATGATTTAATAGAGAAATATGCTAAATATACCACCATTATTTTTGACCCTTATCGTATCCCTTTCAAAAAGGAGGAAAATAAGAAAGAAAGACTTGCTTTACCACCAAACTCGTGTCCTGCTGGTATGTGTGATATGGTTATTTCATGTGAAGGGAAAGTTTATCCGTGTATTGAAGCCGTTGGATTTCATAAGTTGGAAATGGGAGATGTGAAAAAAAGGAACATAGGTGATATATGGGAAGATGATAAGTGGAGTATACTTCGAGGAGGATGGGAATTAAAGGAGTTAAAGGTGTGTAATACTTGTAAATTTAAACAGGAGGAATGTAATGTAAGTAGGTGCCGGTGTTACCCGTATAAAATTTTTGGTGATTTTTATGGCCCTTTACCTGAATGCTTCTATAATTATAAAACATTAGAATTAAGTGAAGATAAAATAACCCCCTATTTAAAATTACAAGGGGGATTATTATAA
- a CDS encoding radical SAM protein yields the protein MNKEDKWIVREDIILRDESKYINSNIYIVKDNIYGRPFYVTREGFEILKYLAFPRKIDEIKEFYKNFLKSSFLNKEESEKISKFINKFIENNIIVKTNEGKAHKKILSNLSLPLVKDVNYIPMSFPMEVMILLTERCNLSCRHCIISSSPTKSRKDELSTEELKRILLELDKGGLLNLILSGGEPLIRNDIWEILLFASRLRFSLSLLTNGILLSLPQIEVLSEIAKRKGRGFWVNISLDGSTPESHARLRGKERIFNRTLQNLKLLVKNNIQCSTETILHQKNKDEIESIIKICFELGVKIVTLHPASLSRKRVKEKDLYMTLDEIMEIGYKIEKLKEKYSNYGKINFDLYHYFFTQPSVRMKKEQEEQKDNSIKRIKLPQNCCSAGMYSMVISAKGKVYPCDEVYGLQMFEMGDVRKSILIEIWHNEKWNIFRGGWKREDVKVCNKCMYNESCSIIKCRCYPYSIFRDFYAPLPACVYNYKTIGLNEEDITQYKTCLNF from the coding sequence ATGAATAAAGAAGATAAATGGATAGTGAGAGAAGATATTATTCTAAGAGATGAAAGTAAATATATAAATTCTAACATATATATAGTAAAAGATAATATATACGGCAGGCCATTTTATGTAACAAGAGAAGGATTTGAAATACTTAAATATTTAGCATTTCCAAGGAAGATAGATGAAATTAAAGAATTCTATAAAAATTTCCTCAAATCTTCATTCTTAAATAAAGAAGAATCTGAAAAGATATCTAAATTTATCAACAAATTTATTGAGAATAATATTATAGTCAAAACAAATGAAGGTAAAGCTCATAAAAAAATATTATCAAATCTTTCACTTCCTTTGGTTAAAGATGTAAATTATATTCCTATGAGCTTCCCCATGGAAGTAATGATTCTTTTAACTGAGAGATGTAATTTAAGTTGTAGACATTGCATAATTTCATCTTCTCCAACTAAATCGAGGAAAGATGAACTTTCTACAGAAGAATTAAAGAGAATATTATTAGAGTTAGATAAAGGAGGATTACTTAATCTCATACTTAGTGGTGGTGAACCTCTGATTAGAAATGATATATGGGAGATATTACTTTTTGCCTCAAGGTTAAGATTTTCTTTAAGTCTACTAACGAATGGAATATTATTATCTCTCCCACAGATAGAAGTACTTTCAGAGATTGCAAAAAGAAAGGGGAGAGGATTTTGGGTAAACATTTCCTTAGACGGTTCAACACCAGAATCTCATGCACGGTTAAGGGGAAAAGAAAGAATTTTTAATCGTACACTACAAAATTTAAAATTGTTAGTGAAGAATAATATCCAATGTTCAACCGAGACAATACTGCATCAGAAAAATAAAGATGAAATTGAATCTATAATTAAAATATGTTTTGAGTTAGGAGTAAAGATAGTAACTTTGCATCCAGCATCCTTAAGTAGAAAGAGGGTTAAAGAAAAAGATTTATATATGACCTTAGATGAAATCATGGAAATTGGATATAAAATAGAAAAATTAAAAGAAAAATATTCTAATTATGGAAAAATAAATTTTGATCTATATCATTATTTTTTTACACAACCATCAGTAAGGATGAAAAAAGAGCAAGAAGAACAGAAAGATAATTCAATTAAGAGAATTAAACTGCCTCAAAATTGTTGTTCGGCTGGAATGTATTCAATGGTCATTTCTGCAAAAGGAAAGGTTTATCCCTGTGATGAAGTTTATGGATTGCAAATGTTTGAGATGGGAGATGTAAGAAAGAGTATTTTAATCGAGATATGGCATAATGAAAAATGGAATATATTTAGAGGAGGATGGAAAAGAGAGGATGTAAAGGTGTGTAATAAATGTATGTACAACGAAAGTTGTAGCATTATTAAATGCAGGTGTTATCCTTATAGCATCTTCAGAGATTTTTATGCCCCTTTACCGGCGTGTGTCTATAATTATAAAACAATAGGATTAAATGAGGAAGATATCACTCAATATAAAACTTGTCTTAATTTTTAA
- the acpS gene encoding holo-ACP synthase, producing MIYGMGIDIVGIKRIEDVINRNKERFLKKIFTDGEINYCNSQKLKYHHYAGRIAVKEAMIKALGRRYGIDWREMEVKNGKFGQPKLNLYGKAIEIIKKLNIVSIEVSISHCDEYAIAAVILEK from the coding sequence ATGATATATGGGATGGGAATAGATATTGTGGGAATAAAAAGAATAGAAGATGTAATTAACAGGAATAAAGAAAGATTTTTGAAGAAGATATTTACAGATGGGGAGATTAATTATTGTAACTCTCAGAAATTGAAATATCACCATTATGCCGGGAGAATTGCTGTTAAAGAGGCGATGATTAAAGCCCTGGGAAGACGATATGGAATAGATTGGAGAGAGATGGAAGTTAAGAATGGTAAATTTGGTCAACCAAAATTAAATTTATATGGGAAAGCAATAGAAATAATTAAGAAATTGAATATTGTTAGTATTGAGGTTTCTATCTCCCATTGTGATGAATATGCTATAGCCGCGGTTATCTTAGAAAAATAA
- the speD gene encoding adenosylmethionine decarboxylase: protein MKTLGQHLLVELFECNRKILDDEKMMEEILIQSAIIGGATVMKHLSHKYSPQGVSAIVIIAESHLSIHTWPEYGYAGCDIFACANSLKMEKALDYIVSQVEPTNFTLLEIKRGNIK from the coding sequence TTGAAAACATTAGGTCAACATTTACTTGTTGAGTTGTTTGAGTGTAATAGGAAAATTCTCGATGATGAAAAGATGATGGAAGAGATTTTAATCCAATCAGCAATTATTGGGGGTGCTACTGTAATGAAACATTTATCCCATAAGTATTCTCCACAAGGGGTAAGTGCTATCGTAATAATTGCTGAATCACATCTATCAATTCATACCTGGCCAGAATATGGATATGCGGGATGTGATATCTTTGCGTGTGCTAATAGCCTTAAGATGGAGAAAGCACTCGATTATATTGTAAGTCAAGTAGAACCAACAAATTTTACACTACTTGAAATAAAAAGAGGAAATATTAAATAA
- a CDS encoding LysR family transcriptional regulator yields the protein MELRELKTFCAVIEQGSFSKAGTIVNLSQPAVSLQVKSLENELHTKLLDRLDRKILPTSAGQILYHSAKGILSRIDQIKDELSESCGPKLRGKIIIGAGVTIGEGLMPHLLGSFKQKYPAVEIALRIMDTSEITKQMVAHELDLGIVGAEVNYKDLLIEKFTSDRLILIVSPSHPWSSKKIVTLKDLFTVPMLVREEGSVTRMHIRSELRKRSYSESDLTQLHEKIANSGYFSLSLKI from the coding sequence ATGGAATTACGAGAACTTAAGACATTTTGTGCCGTAATTGAACAGGGAAGCTTTTCTAAAGCGGGAACTATAGTCAATCTATCACAACCAGCCGTAAGTTTGCAGGTTAAATCATTAGAAAATGAATTGCACACCAAATTGCTTGATAGACTGGACCGTAAAATATTACCTACCTCCGCTGGACAAATTCTATATCATAGTGCTAAAGGAATCTTAAGCCGTATAGACCAGATTAAAGATGAATTAAGTGAATCCTGTGGACCGAAACTTAGAGGCAAAATTATCATTGGTGCTGGTGTGACCATTGGAGAAGGTCTAATGCCACACTTGCTTGGTTCATTTAAACAAAAATATCCTGCTGTTGAAATTGCTTTACGCATTATGGATACCTCTGAAATAACCAAACAGATGGTCGCTCATGAATTAGACCTGGGCATAGTTGGCGCAGAAGTAAATTATAAAGACTTACTTATTGAAAAGTTTACCTCAGATAGGCTCATTCTCATTGTCTCACCATCTCATCCGTGGAGCTCAAAAAAAATAGTTACTTTGAAAGACCTCTTTACTGTTCCAATGCTCGTTCGTGAAGAAGGCTCCGTAACTCGAATGCACATCCGGAGTGAACTAAGAAAGAGAAGTTATTCTGAATCTGACTTAACCCAACTTCATGAAAAAATCGCTAATTCAGGATATTTTTCACTGTCTCTAAAAATATAA
- a CDS encoding redoxin domain-containing protein, with protein sequence MRVPNLLKRVILLCILVGFVDKFLEAKEGAMGTITDKCNLASCKISFPAKPQESKADNIAKDFTLKDILGKGYFLQMFRGKVILLHFEATWCGGCQCQAKNIEGVWKRYKSKGVQILSIYSGEGISAVVDYRKHYGITYPQLIDPSYRISREYEAHIVPYTIIIDQNMKVRYKCGLVGFFSPLRLIDELFLWWMAQKKTLPGEEISLPKEQPEIKGKEEIGIIEITKGAGLNEFSTTLTDNSGNVWVVWCEKKDERGNIYARYYNGEVLSEKMDVSGDKGDNYQPRISLDSSGNVWIAWASNREGNYNIYARYYDGENWSEIIKVTSDKKDEMHPVIACDNTNRIWFAWYRWTPMSLLLFRERGRHVFAKYYDNKSGVWSKETLITQDFSKWDHHSDPEITVDNQGKIWLSWTTNYHPECYKPPKRQKCDGPSIFAKCYDDDNWGTPTVVSIDTQGQHSRNNYYSKITADNSGGIWIVWEGASKDFKKRNIYVKYYKDGKWSEVIPVSSYEGVESSPIIRLDRENNPWVLWKRDVDGRWDIYGSYYQNSKWTSPFPVISSSDDVNSYGLAVDKMGKIYVVWSSYDEYGNSNVYIKSILRGEK encoded by the coding sequence ATGAGGGTGCCGAATTTGCTCAAGAGAGTAATATTATTATGTATTTTAGTGGGATTTGTAGATAAATTCTTAGAGGCAAAGGAAGGAGCAATGGGAACAATTACCGATAAATGCAATCTTGCGTCTTGTAAAATAAGCTTTCCAGCAAAGCCACAAGAAAGTAAAGCAGATAATATTGCCAAAGATTTTACCTTAAAGGATATTTTGGGCAAGGGATATTTCCTACAAATGTTTCGTGGGAAGGTTATTTTGTTACATTTTGAAGCTACCTGGTGTGGAGGATGTCAATGCCAGGCTAAAAACATAGAAGGAGTATGGAAAAGATATAAATCAAAGGGAGTCCAGATTCTGAGTATCTATTCTGGAGAAGGGATATCGGCAGTAGTGGATTATAGAAAGCATTATGGCATTACTTATCCACAACTAATAGACCCTTCCTATAGGATATCTCGGGAATACGAGGCGCATATTGTGCCATACACAATTATTATTGACCAGAATATGAAGGTTAGGTATAAATGTGGATTAGTAGGATTCTTTTCTCCTCTTAGATTGATTGATGAGTTGTTTTTATGGTGGATGGCCCAAAAGAAAACCTTACCAGGGGAAGAAATTTCTCTCCCAAAAGAGCAACCTGAAATAAAAGGAAAGGAAGAAATAGGAATAATTGAGATTACTAAAGGTGCAGGGTTGAATGAGTTTTCCACTACCTTGACCGATAATTCAGGTAATGTCTGGGTAGTCTGGTGTGAGAAAAAGGATGAGCGAGGAAATATTTATGCCAGATATTATAATGGTGAGGTCTTGTCTGAGAAAATGGATGTAAGTGGAGATAAAGGGGATAATTATCAACCGAGAATAAGTCTTGATTCATCAGGAAATGTCTGGATAGCCTGGGCTTCCAACAGAGAAGGGAATTATAACATCTATGCCAGATATTACGATGGGGAAAACTGGTCTGAGATAATAAAGGTAACATCTGACAAAAAGGATGAGATGCATCCGGTAATAGCCTGTGATAATACCAATCGTATATGGTTTGCGTGGTATAGATGGACACCAATGTCTTTATTGTTGTTCAGAGAGAGAGGTCGCCATGTATTTGCCAAATATTATGATAATAAGAGTGGTGTTTGGTCAAAAGAAACGCTGATTACACAAGATTTTAGTAAATGGGACCATCACTCAGACCCAGAAATCACAGTAGATAACCAGGGGAAGATATGGTTAAGCTGGACTACTAATTATCATCCCGAATGTTATAAACCACCCAAAAGGCAGAAGTGCGATGGACCTTCTATCTTTGCTAAATGCTATGATGATGATAATTGGGGCACTCCTACAGTGGTAAGTATAGATACCCAAGGACAACATTCCAGGAATAATTACTATTCTAAAATAACTGCTGATAACTCAGGTGGAATATGGATAGTTTGGGAAGGTGCTTCTAAAGATTTTAAAAAGAGAAATATTTATGTTAAATATTATAAAGATGGGAAGTGGTCTGAGGTAATTCCTGTGAGTTCTTATGAAGGAGTTGAAAGTTCTCCAATTATCAGGCTAGATAGAGAGAATAACCCCTGGGTATTATGGAAAAGGGATGTAGATGGAAGATGGGATATTTATGGTAGTTATTATCAGAATAGTAAATGGACATCTCCATTTCCAGTGATTAGCTCAAGTGATGATGTAAATTCTTATGGCTTAGCCGTGGATAAAATGGGTAAAATTTATGTTGTCTGGTCTTCCTATGATGAATATGGTAATTCTAATGTCTATATAAAAAGTATTTTAAGAGGGGAAAAATGA